A section of the Sporichthyaceae bacterium genome encodes:
- a CDS encoding nucleotide disphospho-sugar-binding domain-containing protein, with protein MSRFLTVVPPLVGHINPTLGVAAELVARGHTVAWAGMPEIVERLAGPRARVFDCAVPRDSSGELLQRPAGQRGLAAFQFLWQEFLIPLGEMMTPGVLAAVEQFQPDVLIVDQQTVAGALVAERLGLPWVTSATTSAEFTGPLDSVPLLDAWVTELFAELRTRTGAAADGVDPRFSPHLIIAFTSPELAGSPRVQCGPIRFVGPSIEARPTLGGFPWQWRDRNRKLALVSLGTANPGAGSRFLTTALEALSERSARLQGVIVDPSRLLGRRPATADVLVLPAVPQLELMPYCSAVVCHAGHNTVCEALRYGVPLVVAPMCDDQPVIANQVVTAGAGVRVPFGRITSERLGQALDRVLDDPLHRKCAQHVGESFQAAGGAVAAARYIEAMALVAVA; from the coding sequence ATGAGTCGGTTCCTGACCGTGGTGCCGCCCCTGGTCGGGCACATCAACCCCACCCTCGGAGTAGCCGCGGAGCTGGTCGCGCGCGGGCACACGGTCGCCTGGGCCGGCATGCCGGAGATCGTCGAGCGGCTCGCAGGCCCGAGGGCCCGGGTCTTCGACTGCGCGGTGCCCCGCGACTCCTCCGGTGAGCTGCTCCAGCGCCCGGCGGGCCAGCGCGGTCTTGCCGCTTTCCAGTTCCTCTGGCAGGAGTTCCTGATCCCCCTGGGCGAGATGATGACGCCAGGCGTCCTCGCCGCGGTCGAGCAGTTCCAACCCGACGTCCTGATCGTCGATCAGCAGACCGTGGCGGGCGCCCTGGTGGCCGAGCGGCTCGGTCTGCCGTGGGTGACCTCGGCGACCACGTCGGCGGAGTTCACCGGCCCGCTGGACAGTGTGCCGCTCCTCGACGCCTGGGTGACCGAACTCTTCGCCGAACTGCGGACCCGGACCGGCGCCGCCGCCGACGGCGTGGACCCGAGGTTCTCCCCGCACCTCATCATCGCGTTCACCTCGCCGGAGCTCGCCGGTTCGCCACGGGTGCAGTGCGGGCCGATCCGCTTCGTGGGCCCGTCGATCGAAGCCAGGCCCACGCTCGGCGGCTTTCCCTGGCAATGGCGCGATCGCAATCGCAAGCTCGCGCTGGTCAGCCTCGGCACAGCCAACCCGGGCGCCGGGTCAAGGTTCCTGACCACTGCTCTGGAGGCATTGTCCGAGCGCTCGGCACGGCTGCAAGGCGTGATCGTCGACCCCAGCCGCCTCCTCGGGCGCCGGCCTGCCACCGCCGACGTGCTGGTGCTGCCGGCCGTCCCGCAGCTCGAGCTCATGCCCTACTGCTCGGCGGTCGTCTGCCACGCGGGGCACAACACCGTCTGCGAGGCGCTCCGCTACGGCGTGCCCCTGGTGGTGGCGCCGATGTGCGACGACCAGCCGGTAATCGCGAACCAGGTGGTAACCGCGGGCGCCGGCGTCCGGGTGCCGTTCGGGCGCATCACCAGCGAGCGCCTCGGACAGGCCCTGGACCGTGTCCTGGACGACCCGCTCCACCGCAAGTGCGCCCAGCACGTCGGGGAGTCCTTCCAGGCAGCAGGTGGTGCCGTCGCGGCCGCGCGGTACATCGAGGCCATGGCATTGGTAGCGGTGGCATGA
- a CDS encoding beta-ketoacyl synthase N-terminal-like domain-containing protein, giving the protein MDGIAIVGMAVLLPGAPDLTTYWRNLTDGVDCISDVPANRWDPDYYDPDAASGPGVPDRIYCRRGGFVDEQAQVEPTRFGIMPSSVSGIEPDQLIALQVAEAAIDDAGGAERLPTRDRVGVILGRGGYLTPGLVRLDQRVRTVHQVLRTLGELVPDLSSEQRSALRDAFLTQLGPDRPESAIGLVPNLAASRIANRLDLRGPASTVDAACASSLIAVDQAVTELARGRCDVMLAGGVHHCHDITMWSVFTQLRALSVSQQIRPFHRDADGILIGEGTGIVVLKRLSDAQRDGDRVYAVIRGTGVASDGRTAALASPDPGGQARAVRAAWAAAGLDPLTPGSLGLLEAHGTATPAGDAAELTTLQEVFGGPVQGAERAVLGSVKSMIGHAMPAAGVAGLVKAALAVHHGVLLPTLHCDVPHPALAATRFRTIDTATTWESAGPRRAGVNAFGFGGINAHVVLEQAPTGTRSRPTEQRPGDHRRARVFEPEQVLRLAAPSPAALAELLAVPDAEVVTAGLRLDARAAPPCRLAVVDPTEKRLALARWAVERGTAWRGRSDVWFSPTPLLGPDGGGRVAFLFPGLEETFAPHVADVAAHFALPMPPLPVGTDLVGDVGRHGAAVVTVGHLLNAALHRMGIAPDAVAGHSVGEWTAMVAGGVFPPDTTEVFLSTFDPDAFRVPGLSFGALGARAELVLEELAAPGVWSVPESRVVLSHDNAPQQSIVCGPAEAVEAFIVAMRARGILGTVLPFQSGFHTPMLEPYLGPIREGAERFEILTPTVPVWSATTAAEFPADEAGVRALFVRHLLEPVRFRPLVAAMYDKGFRAFVQLGVGQVTALVSDILRDRDHLAVAAGSAQRDGLAQLRIVATAMWVEGADPDLACLRPAPVVSVERRALPAVRLNLGGPLISLDPADLDVLRAAIGPRSAPSGRPDLSEFAGRIPALAEFEALMQETERSALALLTAGRDALATRPVSHPQLTGRQEPLPAAPARRTTVLRVSVEAMPYLMDHCFFSRRPGWPDAADGFPVVPATTIAVHLLEAAGASAPHSVPVALHDLRFGEWVPAIPAKDVEINLEPEADGRLSAAFGTYARGAVELAAAYPPAPAPWPIEPASERRPKFTAAGIYDQRWMFHGPAFQGVTELTAIGELHIRGIITAPEAPGALLDNVGQVLGCWVFETQPHRAVVFPVSMREIRFHGLTPPPGTEVACHIRIVELTEKTVAADVQLSLPGPGGGQVVWAQVSAWRDRRFDSDPLTHAVYRRVETTAHGAIQPGGWVLVQDLWPDLATRDLVMRAYLGTAERETYDRRPPRGRRGWVLGRLAAKDAVRHLLWADGAGAVWPAEIAVGNDEHGKPWVQGMHGRVLPRLEVSIAHCAEAAVAVVRPGQGWGVGIDVEEVCPRPTDTVEFALCPAERELLATCVAAGDSPELWFTRFWTAKEAVAKAHGTGLQGRPRDFAVVSAAEREIWVALSDDQSGKRLNHRVDLHRLTNRPGLPPRDYVVALAAEAPTTAEIEYRHHRERMATA; this is encoded by the coding sequence ATGGACGGCATCGCGATAGTCGGCATGGCCGTCCTCCTTCCCGGCGCACCGGACCTGACCACCTACTGGCGCAACCTGACCGACGGCGTCGACTGCATCAGCGACGTCCCGGCGAACCGGTGGGACCCCGACTACTACGATCCGGACGCTGCCTCGGGGCCGGGCGTGCCGGACCGGATCTACTGCCGACGCGGCGGATTCGTCGACGAGCAGGCGCAGGTCGAGCCGACCCGGTTCGGGATCATGCCCAGCTCGGTGTCGGGAATCGAGCCCGACCAGCTCATCGCATTGCAGGTCGCCGAGGCGGCGATCGACGACGCCGGCGGCGCCGAGCGGTTGCCCACACGCGACCGCGTCGGGGTGATCCTCGGCCGCGGCGGATACCTGACGCCCGGTCTGGTCCGGCTGGACCAGCGGGTGCGCACCGTGCACCAGGTGCTCCGTACGCTGGGCGAGCTCGTACCGGATCTGAGTTCCGAGCAACGCAGTGCGCTGCGCGACGCCTTCCTGACCCAGCTGGGTCCGGACCGTCCGGAGTCCGCGATCGGGCTGGTGCCCAACCTGGCCGCGTCCCGGATCGCGAACCGCCTCGACCTGCGCGGCCCGGCCAGCACGGTGGACGCCGCGTGCGCCTCCTCGCTGATCGCCGTCGACCAGGCGGTCACGGAGCTGGCCCGCGGGCGCTGTGACGTGATGCTGGCCGGCGGCGTGCACCACTGCCACGACATCACCATGTGGAGCGTCTTCACCCAGCTGCGTGCCTTGTCGGTGAGCCAGCAGATCCGCCCGTTCCACCGCGACGCCGACGGCATCCTGATCGGCGAGGGAACGGGAATCGTCGTACTCAAGCGGCTCTCCGACGCGCAGCGCGACGGCGATCGCGTGTATGCGGTGATCCGCGGCACCGGCGTGGCCAGCGACGGCCGCACCGCGGCACTGGCCAGCCCCGACCCGGGCGGGCAGGCCCGCGCCGTGCGTGCCGCGTGGGCAGCAGCCGGCCTGGACCCCCTGACCCCCGGCTCACTGGGGCTGCTCGAGGCGCACGGAACCGCGACACCAGCCGGTGACGCCGCCGAACTGACGACCCTTCAGGAAGTCTTCGGTGGGCCGGTCCAGGGTGCGGAACGTGCCGTGCTCGGCTCGGTCAAGTCGATGATCGGGCACGCGATGCCGGCAGCCGGTGTGGCCGGCCTGGTCAAGGCCGCCCTGGCCGTCCACCACGGCGTCCTGCTGCCCACCCTGCACTGCGACGTGCCGCACCCTGCCCTGGCCGCAACGCGGTTCCGCACCATCGACACCGCGACGACCTGGGAGTCCGCCGGCCCGCGCCGTGCCGGGGTGAACGCTTTCGGGTTCGGCGGGATCAACGCCCACGTCGTGCTCGAGCAGGCGCCGACAGGCACCCGCTCCCGACCGACCGAGCAGCGACCCGGGGACCACCGGCGTGCCCGGGTGTTCGAGCCGGAGCAAGTCCTGCGGCTGGCTGCGCCCTCGCCCGCCGCGCTCGCGGAGTTGCTCGCGGTGCCCGACGCCGAGGTTGTCACCGCCGGCCTCCGGCTCGACGCGCGCGCGGCACCACCGTGCCGCCTCGCCGTCGTGGACCCCACCGAGAAACGCCTTGCGCTCGCCCGCTGGGCCGTGGAGCGCGGCACAGCGTGGCGCGGCCGCAGCGACGTCTGGTTCTCCCCGACACCGCTGCTCGGCCCCGACGGTGGCGGCCGCGTCGCCTTCCTGTTCCCGGGACTGGAGGAGACCTTCGCACCGCACGTGGCCGACGTGGCCGCCCATTTCGCCCTGCCGATGCCGCCCCTGCCCGTTGGGACCGACCTGGTCGGCGACGTCGGCCGGCACGGGGCCGCCGTGGTCACCGTCGGACACCTGCTCAACGCTGCCCTGCATCGCATGGGCATCGCCCCCGACGCGGTGGCCGGGCACAGTGTCGGGGAGTGGACGGCGATGGTCGCAGGCGGCGTATTCCCCCCGGACACCACCGAGGTGTTCCTGTCCACCTTCGACCCCGACGCGTTTCGCGTGCCCGGCCTGTCATTCGGTGCCCTTGGTGCGCGGGCGGAACTGGTGCTCGAGGAACTCGCTGCGCCCGGTGTCTGGTCGGTGCCGGAAAGCCGGGTCGTGCTCTCCCACGACAACGCCCCGCAGCAGTCGATCGTGTGCGGCCCGGCGGAGGCGGTCGAGGCATTCATCGTGGCCATGCGCGCTCGCGGAATCCTGGGGACCGTCCTGCCCTTCCAGTCCGGATTCCACACCCCCATGCTCGAGCCGTACCTCGGTCCGATCCGCGAGGGCGCGGAGCGCTTCGAGATACTTACGCCGACAGTGCCCGTCTGGTCGGCCACGACGGCCGCGGAGTTCCCCGCCGACGAGGCAGGGGTCCGAGCCCTATTCGTCCGCCACCTCTTGGAGCCGGTTCGGTTCCGACCGCTCGTGGCGGCGATGTACGACAAGGGATTCCGCGCCTTCGTGCAGCTCGGCGTCGGCCAGGTCACCGCCCTGGTCAGCGACATCCTGCGCGACCGGGACCACCTCGCTGTCGCTGCCGGATCAGCACAGCGCGACGGCCTGGCCCAGCTGCGGATCGTCGCCACCGCGATGTGGGTCGAGGGCGCCGATCCGGACCTGGCCTGCCTGCGCCCAGCCCCCGTGGTTTCCGTCGAGCGGCGGGCGCTCCCGGCCGTCCGGCTGAACCTCGGTGGCCCACTGATCTCGCTGGACCCCGCCGACCTCGACGTTCTGCGCGCCGCAATCGGTCCGCGATCGGCTCCGTCGGGACGCCCGGACCTGTCCGAGTTCGCCGGCCGCATTCCCGCGCTGGCCGAGTTCGAGGCCCTGATGCAGGAGACCGAACGGTCCGCCCTGGCGCTGCTCACCGCCGGCCGGGACGCCCTGGCCACCCGGCCGGTGTCGCACCCGCAGCTGACGGGCCGTCAGGAACCACTGCCTGCTGCCCCCGCGCGCCGGACCACCGTCCTGCGCGTCTCGGTGGAGGCCATGCCGTACCTGATGGACCACTGCTTCTTCAGCCGACGTCCGGGCTGGCCGGACGCGGCGGACGGGTTCCCCGTCGTGCCCGCGACCACGATCGCTGTGCACCTGCTCGAGGCCGCCGGGGCCTCTGCGCCGCACAGCGTGCCGGTGGCGCTGCACGACCTGCGATTCGGCGAGTGGGTGCCCGCGATCCCCGCCAAGGACGTGGAGATCAATCTCGAGCCGGAGGCCGACGGCCGCCTGTCCGCGGCGTTCGGCACCTACGCGCGGGGGGCCGTGGAACTCGCGGCGGCGTACCCGCCCGCGCCCGCCCCGTGGCCGATCGAGCCCGCCTCCGAGCGCCGCCCGAAGTTCACCGCCGCGGGGATCTACGACCAGCGATGGATGTTCCACGGCCCGGCCTTCCAAGGCGTCACAGAGCTGACGGCGATCGGCGAGCTGCACATCCGCGGGATCATCACCGCCCCCGAGGCGCCGGGGGCGCTGCTCGACAACGTCGGGCAGGTCCTGGGCTGCTGGGTCTTCGAGACCCAACCGCACCGCGCGGTCGTCTTCCCGGTGAGCATGCGCGAGATCCGGTTCCACGGGCTCACTCCGCCGCCCGGAACCGAGGTGGCCTGCCACATCCGAATCGTCGAGCTGACCGAGAAGACAGTGGCGGCCGACGTCCAGCTGTCCCTGCCGGGGCCCGGGGGCGGGCAGGTCGTCTGGGCGCAGGTGTCGGCCTGGCGCGACCGCCGGTTCGACTCCGACCCGCTAACCCATGCGGTCTATCGCCGCGTGGAGACGACCGCGCACGGCGCGATCCAGCCCGGGGGGTGGGTGTTGGTGCAGGACCTCTGGCCCGACCTCGCCACCCGGGACCTCGTGATGCGCGCCTACCTGGGCACAGCCGAGCGGGAGACCTACGACCGGCGGCCGCCCCGCGGGCGCCGGGGCTGGGTGCTCGGTCGGCTGGCCGCCAAGGACGCGGTGCGCCACCTGCTCTGGGCCGACGGCGCCGGCGCGGTGTGGCCGGCCGAGATCGCTGTGGGTAACGACGAGCACGGAAAGCCCTGGGTGCAAGGGATGCACGGCCGGGTGCTCCCCCGCCTCGAGGTTTCCATCGCGCACTGCGCCGAGGCCGCCGTTGCCGTCGTTCGTCCGGGACAGGGCTGGGGCGTGGGCATCGATGTCGAGGAGGTCTGCCCGCGCCCGACGGACACGGTCGAATTCGCACTGTGCCCCGCGGAGCGCGAACTGCTGGCGACCTGCGTCGCGGCCGGGGATTCACCCGAACTCTGGTTCACCCGCTTCTGGACGGCGAAGGAGGCGGTTGCCAAAGCGCACGGAACGGGGCTTCAGGGCCGTCCACGGGACTTCGCCGTCGTCTCGGCGGCCGAGCGCGAGATCTGGGTCGCGCTTTCTGACGATCAGTCAGGCAAGCGTCTGAACCATCGGGTTGATTTGCACCGCCTCACCAACCGGCCCGGGCTGCCCCCACGCGACTATGTCGTGGCTCTGGCTGCCGAAGCACCCACGACAGCGGAAATCGAGTACCGCCACCACCGCGAGAGGATGGCCACAGCATGA
- a CDS encoding ATP-binding cassette domain-containing protein has product MIEVQNLSKRYGDKAAVAGLSFTVPPGIVTGFLGPNGAGKSTTMRMIAGLDRPTSGWVRVNGNQYRRAAAPMTEMGVLLEANAVHPARSAVDHLRALAQTNGIGRARVDEVLELVGLTQVAHMAAGALSLGTVQRLGIAAALLGDPATVMLDEPGNGLDPEGIRWIRNLLRKLAAAGRAVFVSSHLLSEMALTADRLIVIGGGRLIADTTVEEFVARAAPEHVLVRTPDGPRLAALLAGAAVSVTPTAPGVLAVRGRSPEQIGDLAWQHGLRVHELRVAQVSLEEAFLELTSHSVEFRSAAQSAAPGLVGSATR; this is encoded by the coding sequence TTGATCGAGGTCCAGAACCTGTCGAAGCGTTACGGGGACAAGGCGGCGGTCGCCGGTCTGTCGTTCACCGTGCCGCCCGGGATCGTGACCGGCTTCCTCGGCCCGAACGGGGCGGGGAAGTCGACCACGATGCGGATGATCGCGGGCCTGGACCGCCCGACGTCCGGCTGGGTGCGAGTCAACGGAAATCAATATCGCCGCGCTGCCGCGCCGATGACGGAGATGGGCGTCCTGCTGGAGGCGAATGCGGTACACCCGGCGCGTTCCGCGGTGGACCACCTGCGTGCGCTGGCCCAGACCAACGGGATCGGCCGGGCACGGGTCGATGAGGTCCTCGAACTGGTGGGGCTGACCCAGGTTGCCCACATGGCCGCTGGCGCCCTGTCGCTCGGCACGGTTCAGCGCCTGGGCATCGCCGCGGCACTGCTCGGCGACCCGGCGACCGTGATGCTCGACGAGCCGGGCAACGGCCTGGACCCCGAGGGCATCCGGTGGATCCGCAACCTGTTGCGCAAGCTCGCGGCGGCCGGTCGGGCCGTGTTCGTCTCCTCCCACCTGCTCTCGGAAATGGCTCTGACGGCCGACCGGTTGATCGTGATCGGCGGCGGTCGCCTCATTGCCGACACCACCGTCGAGGAGTTCGTCGCTCGCGCCGCTCCCGAGCACGTGCTGGTGCGTACACCGGACGGTCCGCGGCTGGCTGCTCTGCTCGCCGGCGCCGCGGTGAGCGTCACACCGACGGCCCCCGGCGTGTTGGCCGTTCGCGGGCGAAGCCCCGAGCAGATCGGGGATCTCGCCTGGCAGCACGGACTTCGGGTCCACGAACTGCGCGTCGCACAGGTCTCGCTCGAGGAGGCGTTCTTGGAGCTGACCAGCCACTCGGTCGAGTTCCGGTCGGCGGCGCAGAGCGCTGCCCCTGGGCTGGTCGGCTCGGCCACCCGATGA
- a CDS encoding phosphopantetheine-binding protein, giving the protein MTPHPTSDRVLVEISEMLSQILADLGPFQVEITRDTLFLDDLELESIDLVSLAVMLHDRWGEQINLAEFVAGKKLPELMALTVGQLADHVTDHLAPAEAILR; this is encoded by the coding sequence ATGACCCCTCACCCCACCAGCGACCGGGTCCTCGTCGAGATCTCGGAGATGCTCTCGCAGATACTCGCCGACCTCGGTCCGTTCCAGGTCGAGATCACCAGGGACACGTTGTTCCTCGACGACCTCGAATTGGAGAGCATCGACCTGGTCAGTCTCGCGGTGATGCTGCACGACCGATGGGGTGAGCAGATCAACCTGGCCGAGTTCGTCGCGGGCAAGAAACTCCCCGAGCTCATGGCCCTGACGGTGGGTCAGTTGGCCGACCACGTCACCGATCACCTGGCGCCGGCGGAGGCGATCCTTCGATGA
- a CDS encoding wax ester/triacylglycerol synthase domain-containing protein, translating into MSTGLRKPSRLQVQTAWLVACLIAGVLESQFWLHHGRPGWMFPWWGPPAALGGAALWALVAPAGARMDRFWALVIGALATDAAVLITIAAADFGRGEHQVGRLALAVLLLACCLLLLMLPPAGRPPAQRLTGLDNALRAVETDEAPMNVMMLWQLRPGPGGDSTTAPLDVDRLRRHVADRLDALPAFRSRVVAVPFGLSQPVYVLDPAFSVADHIDEHVLPPPGTAEALDAYCADQAGRRLDSRRPLWRLTLVHGLQDGRQAVLLTIHHCVADGFALLNTIRILLGEMGSDVGSAPQPGRAPRIGQLVGEGLAHQARTARRLPALLRTSRTVAAAAKAETAASPIVPPDPKDTPFCILNEDSAGRRTFARTSLAIPDLMRVKEAAGVTINEVVLSLVAEALRAYLSARDCLPTRSLVVSVPFGLDRAGAAPRTFGNRVAFLTTTLATDVADPWERLITIGAVTARAKQLLVAGGPELIGEWLDQIPPPLLDAILRRQRRNERRTPTARSNIIVSHLRVVRPTGSLAGVPIEGGYVVGPANGGSTGPIVVLTSYPDRLLVSVASSEAGIGEPREFLDGLHRALAELLVLAAVRTAVGTPVPDLDVAGAHIETRSRTAASMEQV; encoded by the coding sequence ATGAGCACCGGTCTGCGGAAGCCCTCACGGCTCCAGGTACAGACAGCCTGGCTGGTGGCCTGCCTGATCGCCGGTGTTCTCGAGTCGCAGTTCTGGCTCCACCACGGGCGCCCGGGTTGGATGTTTCCCTGGTGGGGCCCGCCTGCCGCCCTCGGCGGTGCCGCGTTGTGGGCGCTGGTCGCCCCGGCCGGGGCTCGGATGGATCGGTTCTGGGCGCTGGTGATTGGCGCTCTCGCGACCGACGCTGCCGTCCTGATCACCATCGCCGCCGCGGATTTCGGGCGCGGTGAACATCAGGTCGGACGGCTGGCCCTGGCGGTGCTGCTGCTGGCCTGCTGTCTGCTCCTGCTGATGTTGCCTCCTGCCGGCCGGCCGCCGGCCCAGCGGCTGACGGGCCTGGACAACGCCTTGCGTGCCGTCGAGACCGACGAGGCGCCGATGAACGTGATGATGCTCTGGCAGCTGCGGCCGGGACCGGGCGGGGACTCCACGACCGCCCCACTGGACGTCGACCGGCTGCGCCGCCACGTCGCCGACCGGCTGGACGCGCTGCCGGCATTCCGCTCGCGCGTGGTGGCAGTTCCGTTCGGTCTCAGCCAACCCGTGTACGTCCTCGATCCCGCGTTCAGCGTCGCCGATCACATCGACGAACACGTCCTGCCGCCCCCCGGCACCGCGGAGGCGCTCGACGCGTACTGCGCCGATCAGGCCGGCCGTCGCCTCGACAGCCGGCGCCCGCTGTGGCGGCTGACGCTGGTCCACGGCCTGCAGGACGGCCGACAGGCGGTCCTACTCACCATCCATCACTGCGTCGCCGACGGGTTCGCTCTCCTGAACACAATCCGGATCCTGCTCGGCGAGATGGGATCTGACGTGGGGTCAGCCCCGCAACCGGGGCGAGCGCCGCGCATCGGGCAGCTGGTCGGGGAGGGCTTGGCCCACCAGGCACGTACGGCCCGACGCCTGCCCGCCCTGCTCCGCACGAGCCGAACCGTCGCTGCCGCCGCGAAGGCCGAGACCGCGGCGTCACCGATCGTGCCGCCCGATCCCAAGGACACCCCGTTCTGCATCCTCAACGAGGACTCGGCCGGCCGGCGCACCTTCGCCCGGACCAGCCTGGCGATCCCGGATCTGATGCGGGTCAAGGAGGCCGCCGGCGTCACGATCAACGAGGTCGTGCTTTCACTCGTGGCCGAGGCGCTGCGGGCCTATCTGTCCGCGCGCGACTGCCTTCCCACACGGTCCCTGGTCGTGAGCGTGCCGTTCGGCCTGGACCGAGCAGGCGCGGCACCGCGCACGTTCGGCAACCGGGTCGCGTTCCTGACCACCACTCTTGCCACCGACGTCGCGGACCCCTGGGAACGGCTGATCACCATCGGCGCCGTCACCGCGCGGGCGAAACAGCTGCTGGTGGCAGGCGGGCCGGAGTTGATCGGCGAGTGGCTGGACCAGATCCCGCCCCCGCTGCTCGACGCGATTCTCCGACGGCAGAGGCGAAACGAACGCAGGACGCCCACGGCGCGGTCGAACATCATCGTGTCCCACCTGCGCGTGGTGCGCCCGACAGGTTCCCTGGCCGGGGTCCCGATCGAGGGCGGGTACGTCGTCGGGCCGGCGAACGGCGGGAGCACCGGGCCGATCGTGGTGCTCACCAGCTACCCGGATCGGCTCCTCGTGTCGGTGGCCAGCTCCGAGGCCGGGATCGGTGAGCCACGCGAGTTCCTCGACGGGCTGCACCGGGCACTGGCCGAACTGCTCGTGCTCGCGGCCGTGCGGACGGCGGTCGGCACGCCGGTGCCCGACCTCGACGTCGCAGGCGCCCACATCGAAACGCGGTCCCGGACCGCCGCATCGATGGAGCAGGTTTGA
- a CDS encoding alpha/beta hydrolase has product MTFHEINEVRFHVERMRPHEGPPVVLVHGLPADSLASYYFTIAPVLAQAGLDVVMYDQRGHGRSSRPTSGYQLERFIDDLEALLDELGVAGPVHLVGNCFGGAVVFGLAARRPERVASIFAIESEPATSDWMVKMVANLTRGRTELVLEESIAEISATYGPHMARLARTAARFLTTTSLADDIPASGEILAPEDFGRIQCPVFAVYGANSEMVGLAAEMEKALPDCRSAIVPDQEHFVLAEAPEQICALILDWLAEQGVAVSPTAHAADRRAS; this is encoded by the coding sequence ATGACATTCCATGAGATCAACGAGGTGCGTTTCCACGTGGAGCGCATGCGCCCGCACGAGGGTCCACCGGTGGTGCTCGTGCACGGCCTGCCCGCGGACAGCTTGGCGAGCTACTACTTCACGATCGCTCCAGTGTTGGCCCAAGCGGGCCTCGACGTCGTGATGTACGACCAGCGCGGCCACGGACGCTCCAGCCGGCCGACGTCGGGCTACCAGCTCGAACGATTCATCGACGACCTCGAAGCACTGCTCGACGAACTCGGTGTCGCCGGCCCCGTCCACCTGGTCGGCAACTGCTTCGGCGGGGCAGTCGTGTTCGGCCTGGCCGCGCGGCGCCCGGAGCGGGTTGCCAGCATCTTCGCGATCGAATCCGAACCGGCGACTTCGGACTGGATGGTCAAGATGGTCGCCAACCTGACGCGCGGCAGGACGGAGTTGGTGCTCGAGGAGAGCATCGCGGAGATCTCCGCCACCTACGGCCCCCACATGGCACGGCTGGCCCGCACAGCGGCCCGGTTCCTGACCACCACCTCGCTGGCCGACGACATCCCGGCCAGCGGCGAGATCCTCGCACCGGAGGACTTCGGTCGCATCCAGTGCCCGGTGTTCGCTGTCTACGGCGCGAATTCCGAGATGGTCGGCCTGGCCGCCGAGATGGAGAAGGCGCTGCCCGACTGCCGCAGCGCCATCGTCCCGGATCAGGAACACTTCGTGCTGGCCGAGGCGCCGGAACAGATCTGCGCGCTCATCCTGGACTGGTTGGCCGAGCAAGGCGTCGCGGTCTCGCCGACGGCCCACGCCGCAGACCGGCGGGCCTCATGA